In Bernardetia litoralis DSM 6794, the genomic window TATTTCAATGAAACCAAACCAAAAGCAGGAGGCGTATCAGGAAGTCTTATTTCAGCTTTATCGTCAAATCCATAGACATAATTAAATGTAGATTTAATCTTGAATTTATCAGTGATGGCAGCTTCAATTTGAGAACTCACACCATAAATATAACCAACATCTGTATTTTGATACGAAATTACTTTGCTCATTACACCATCATAAATGATAGAATCTTGACCATTAAAAGTAGAATTACGCAAAACCATAGCATCATTCAAAATTGTATAATATCCTGTTACAGAAAGTCTTACACGCTCTGCAAATGTTTTTGAAACTCCAATTTCGGCATTATATGTATAAGCAGGCGCAAGATTTGGATTAGGAACAACCACACTACCAGGTACAGATTCGAATACTTTTCCCAAATCATCTACATTTGGCGCACGAAAACCTGAAGAAAGATTTGCATTAAATTGCCAAGAATCCCTAGGGCGAAAAGTAAGCCCCAAACTTCCGTTCAAAGCTCCTGTATTCACTTTAGCTTCATCAAAAGGAAAATCAAAAAATTCCTTATTATCAAACTTTGCATTTGTCCAGATTTGAGTGTAACGTGCGCCTGCTGTTGCTGTCATTTTATCAGAAATATTCCATTTATAATTGAAATAAGCTGCTGCCATTGCCATTGTACTTCCTCCATCTGGATAACGAGTATCCAAAGGACGCTCTTCATTACTGACAATATTTGTTTCTACTGCTTTTGATTGTACATCATTATAGTTAAAATCAATTCCATAAAAAATTTGATGTTTTTGGTCTTTTCTCAAATCTTTATCAAAATCAATATTAAAAGAAGACATACTGACATTTTCAGTTCGGTCGCTACGCCAATCATTACCTCTAGTTCTGTTATGGCGAGATTCTTCTACTTGTTGGTTTGAAATAATTACACGCATTGCATCGAAAGCCTTTTTCTTTGCAAACCAAGTTAATTTTCCATAATTCATCATCCAAAACTGACGACCATAATACCATTCTGCATAACGCAATTCGCCATCACGTTTTTGTACCAAACGGTCATAACGAGGAATATCAGACGAAGAAGTATAATGAAAAGCATATTCAGCCTGTAAATCATCTGAAATTTGATAAGTAAATTTTTGTAATAAATTCCATTGTGAATAACCCGATTGTTTTTGAATAAGTGGATTTGAATTGGTTAGAATAGTATCTTTTCCATCCATTCTCTCTACATATTGGTTTCTTTTTCCCCAATCTTGATAGGCTTCTCCATCAGGACGAACACCACCAACACGCAAATCATCATAATCTGTAAATGTAAAAGTAGTAAGACTTGCAAGGCGTTTTCCTGCAATATTCAAAGTTAGATTTCCTGTTTTTTCTTGATTGGCAGAGCTATAACGCACAAAACCACTTCCTCCAACAAGTAGATTTTTGTCTGTTGCAAAACGTGCTTTTTTGGTATGAAAATCCATTACACCACCCAGCGCATCACTTCCATACATCACCGAACCAGGTCCAAAAATTACTTCAACTTCTTCCATTGCACTAGCATCAAGACTAATAATATTTTGAAGATTTCCAGAGCGATAAATGGCATTATTCATACGCACGCCATCAACAACAATCAAAACAGAGTTAGCATTAAAGCCTCTAAACATTGGACTTCCACCACCCATTTGGCTTTTTTGAATATAAACTTGTCCTGTTTGTCCTAACAAATCAGCCGAAGTTTGGGGATTATTAAAAGCTATTTCCTTTTGAGAAATTTTGACAATCTCGTTTGGAATTTCTTTTTTATCTTGTTCCCATTTGTTTGCCGAAACTACTACTTGCTGAGTTTCAAAAATCTTTTCAGATAAAAGAATTGTTTCTGTAACATCAGCTTTAGCTATTTTTTTATTGTCATAGCCATAATAACGAAAATAAAGTGTATCTGTTTCTGCAAAAATATCAAGATTTGCTTTTCCACGAGGGTTTGTAACAACTGACTTTTGGTCTTGATTATAAATAGAAACTCCAACTAAAGGTTGAAGATTAGAAGCATCTACAATTTCAATTGATTGAGAATAGACACTATTTTGAGTAAAATAAAAGGCACTAAAAAGCAGCACAAATACTATTTTGAAATAATTTGTTTTCATTTTTTTATAATTATGTCATTGGTGAGGACACCAACAACGACAAAAATATCGCCCATAAGAATACGAGCAATGATAAAAATATTTTTTTACACAGACTGATAAATCTGTGATACGATTAGAAAACTAAACTATTGGAGGAGGAGAATTTGGCGTACAACTAAATTCTTTGATAGAAAAACGCCATTTTGTTTTTGGAAGAATAGAAATAAAATCACTATCAAAAGATTGAAGTAAATTTATTTCAGATAAGATAAGAGCTTCTTTTATAAAATTTTTGAGAGGATAAACAGGTTTATTTTGATGAAAAGGATTTTTATTTTCTTTGAGTTGAAAGGCAAATGCTTGATATAGTTTTGTTTCATCTTTATCATTATATACTCTATAATATGTACTATCACCTTTTTGATAAGAAGAAGAAACATCATACATATTATTATTATACTTAAATTCTATCTTAGGCTTAACCCAAATAAAATTATTTTTCTCTCCATTATCACTATCTGTAAGCCATTTTGTAGGAATGATTATTTCTTCTAATTCATTTTTATGTTCTAATTGCTTTCTAACTTCTCTTTTTATTTGTGTGTGCATAGCTTCAAAAGCCAACCAATAACCTAATTGATTGAAAAATATAAGCGATGCCATTACAAGAATAAAAAAAGGTAGAAGTTTTTTCAAAGGCTGATTTGAGTGGTTTTAAATATTTTTTTACAAATTTGGTTATAAAAAATTGACTTTTGAAATCTTTTTTTGGATTTTAACTAACTTTTAAATACACCTTGTAGCCACTTTATAAAATCACTTGCCTTATGATTATCTAAAATATAAATCTGATTTTCTGAGAATTTAGCATTTACAGCACCTCCCAAACTAGAACCTGCTTTTTTCTGCCACGCAAGCCACGTATAAATAATAGCTTTTTCTTTATGTTCAATCTTAAAAATGTTTTTATCATCTTTGATTAACTTTTCTACTGTTTTTCTAGCTAATGGCAATAGTTCATCTCCATCTCTAACCAAGTAAGAAATATAATTTTCTAAAAACCCATCTTCTTCATTATTAGGCATAATCTAGATTCCAATACGTGGAAAATCATCTATTTCTTCAATTATAGTTCCTTTTTTAATTGGATTTTTTGGTAAGTTATTTATTTCTACTTCTTTTAGTGTAGTGTTTAAATTTTGCCAATATTGTGAAATACTTTTATCGGCATCAATGATAATTCCTATTTGAGAATAGTTTTCTGTTTTGATAGCAAGTTTTAACTTTGGAAGAAGTTTGCCTATTCCTCTGCAAATTTCAATGTCAAAATTATCTCCATAATTTATTTTTTGTCTTTGAAGTAATTGCTCTACAAAGTTTTTATCTTGACTTCCTTCCACAAAAAGTATTTTCTTCATAATATTCTAGCTTTCTTTTTTTCAAAAATTATCTAATTTCAATATCTTCTTCCATTGCTAATTGTACATCTTCTAAAGAAAATACTTTACTCTTTAGCTTATTATTTTTTTCAATTAATTTTATGAGTAAAGAATTATTTGCTTGATTAGAAGATAGAGCCGATTTTTGAAAAGCCTCTATACAATCTCTGCTGTGTGTCGTTGCAATAACTTGAATATCTAACTCTTTAGATAAGAAAAATACAATATCCCAAAGTTGTTTTTGTACTGACCAATGCAAACCAGATTCAAATTCATCAACAAGCAAAATAGAACCTTTACTATTTACCATAGCTAAAATAATAGCTAAAATATGGTTAATTCCATCGCCCATTCTACTCAAACTAATTCTCTTTGAACTTCCTTCAAAAACTACTATTGCTTTCCGTTCTCTTGGATTTTCTCCATCTATAAAAGCTAAATTTTCAATACGTGGTTCTATTACTTTTAAGGCTTTTATTACTTCATTTTGTAAAGGTGTAATTGCAATTTCACTCCAAAGTTTCGAAAGTTTTTCTATTTCTATATTTTTTGTGATTACTAGATTTCCGTCCGATTCTTTTTCTTTGTATGAGGTAAAAAGTATTTTTCCATTTGCTGTTAATGGTATTTGGTATATTCTTTCATCTAAATGATTTTGTATAACTAATCCTTTTCCTGTGATTAAGTTTTGTGAAAATCCATGTCGCTCGTAATTACCAATAGTTAATACAACAAATTTAGATTTACATTTTATCTCAATAATTTTATTATCACTTATCTCATCATAAAATAATTCTTTAACAAAGTTATAGCTATCGTTACTAGCATCAAATTTTATAAATTCTCCCTTGATAGAAAGAATTGTTTCTAAAGTTGTTGGATTTCCATCATTATACAAAAGCCAAGCAGCTTCTAACAGAGAACTTTTACCAACATTATTCTTACCTACAATTAAATTTACTTTTGCAAACTCAGAAACCTCTAAATGTTCGAACATTCGGTAATTCCGAATAGAAATATTTTCTATCATAATGAATTTCTTTTCTTCTATAATTATTTTACAAACCAAATTTAGTGATATTTTTGTTCAAAAAATAAAGTATTTGATTCTAGGGTATTAAATTTTAAATTCTTTAAACAATCTTAAAATAGTCAGATTAGTAACTTTCTTTCCTTTAAACTCACTTTCTTTGTAAAAACCTTTACAATTCAAACTAATCTATTTATAAAAAAATATGTCAAAAATTACTTTTAATACAGCTTTTTTAGCTCTATTTTTTCTACTTAATTTTTCTAGTGTTTCTGTTTTTGCTCAAATAAACCCACTTTCAGCAACCAAAGCACTCCAAAAAATAGAACATCTCCAAACAACAGGAAGCGTTCTTTATATTGCAGCTCACCCAGACGACGAAAATACACGTCTTATCACACATTTCGCACAAGAAAAAGGCTATCGAACAGCTTACCTTTCTCTCACTCGTGGCGATGGTGGACAAAATCTAATAGGCGAACAAGTACGAGAAGGCTTGGGAATTATTCGCACAAATGAACTTTTAGCAGCACGAAATACAGATGGAGGAACTCAATTCTTTTCTCGTGCAAATGATTTTGGTTACTCAAAAACACCTGAAGAAACTTTTACTATTTGGGATAAAGAACAGGTTTTGGCTGATGCAGTTTGGGCAATTCGTAAGTTTAGACCTGATATTATTGTTACTCGTTTTTCGCCTACTTTGGGAGGAACACACGGACATCACACAGCCTCTGCACAAATTGCAATGGAGGCTTATGATGCAGCAGCCGACCCAAAACAATTCCCAGAGCAACTAAAATATGTAAAAATTTGGCAAGCAAAACGTATTTTTTGGAATACTTCTTCTTGGTTTTTTAAAAGAAATGGCTTAGAGATGAGCAAAGACAGCACAATGGCTATCGAAATTGGAGACTATGATGCACTTTTGGGCAAATCATATAATGAAATTGCAGCACAGAGTCGTTCACAACATAAAAGTCAAGGTTTTGGAAGTGCAGGAAGTAGAGGAGAACAAACTGAATATTTACAAATTTTGAAAGGAGATTTATCAAAAGAAAATGCTTTTGAAGGAGTTGTTACAGATTGGACACGCATAAAAGGAAGCGAAAAATTTATAACATTAATTCAAAAATTAAAGAAAGAATATAATCCTTCAATGCCTCAAAATTCATACGAAACGATTGCAATGGCTTATCGTGAAGTTAGAGAATTAGAAGATAGTCCAATTACACAGAAAGCAATAGAAGATTTAAAACAACTTCTTTATACAGCGAGTGGACTTTTTATAGAAGCTATTATTGACCAACCTAATGTAGTCAATGGAGATTCTGCCATAATAGAATTGAATATTATTAAGAGAATAAATACGCCTCTTTATTTCAATATGTATATAATTAACGCAGGAAAAGAAAGTATGCAATTACTTACAGATAGTATTCCTCCTTTGGAAGTTAATAAAATGGTTACTTTTAAGAAAAAAATTGCAATTCAAACTAGTAATTATTCAAATCCATATTGGTTAAATGAAAATCAGACAACAGGAATGTATTCAGTAGAAGACCAAGAACTAATTGGAAATCCTTTAAGTGAATCTGAATTAACAACATTTTTTCATATAGATTTAGGAATAAAAACAAAAACAAATTTTGGAGTTATTTTACCTATTCAACACAAATATACTGACCCAGTAAAAGGAGAAAAATATGCGCCTTTGCTAGTTGTTCCAAAGGTTACGGCTCGTTTTTTAGATGATGTTGTTATTTTTGCTGACGAAAAATCTAAAAAAGTAAAGTTAGAATTACTTTCTAATACTGATAATCCTGTTTCTGGAAAAATCAATATTATTTCAGAAAACAAAAACAAAGAAGTTCATTTTATGCCTTCGCCTTCAAGTATAGACTTTTCTTTTAGTAAAAAAGGAGAAAGTAAAATCATAGAAATTGAAATTAATCCTCCAAAAAACAATCAAAATGATGCCTTTTTGGTAGAATTAAATTACAATAATAATGAAGCTAAAACAGAATTTGCTAAATCAATGGAAAAAATTGATTATGACCATATTCCATATCAAGCTATGTTTCCGAATGCAAAAGTTCGTTTGATGCGTGCCAAATTAGAGAAAAAAGGAGAACGAATTGGTTATATTTTGGGTGCTGGTGATTATGTTCCAAAGGCGTTAGAACAAATTGGTTATCAAGTTGATATTATTGAAGCCAGAAATTTAGGAACAACAGATTTATCAGTTTATGATGCTGTTTTGACAGGAATTAGAGCATTTAATATTCAAGATGAATTAGCAATTTATCTTCCAAAACTTCACAAATATGTAGAAAATGGAGGTAATTTGATTGTTCAATATAATACAGCTCATCGTTTGGTTACTCAAGATATGGGAGTTTATCCGTTTCATATTTCAAGAAAGCGAGTAACAGAAGAAAATGCAAAAGTAACTTTTGAGCTTCCAAATCATCCAGTTCTGAATACGCCAAACAAAATTACTCCTTTAGATTTTGAAGGCTGGACACAAGAGAGAGGACTTTATTTTGCTGATTCTTGGGACGAACATTTTGAAGCTCCAATTAGTAGCTTTGATACAGGAGAAGAATCACAAAAAGGAAGTATTATCATTGCCAAATACGGAAAAGGTAATTTTGCCTATACAGGAATTTCTTGGTTTAGACAGCTTCCAGAAGGCGTAACAGGTGCATATCGTTTACTTGTTAATTTAATTTCATTGGAAGAGAATAAATAATTTATATCACAGAAATCATTTATTTTTCACAAAAAAGGCTATTCATTCTTATATGAATAGCCTTTTTTGAATTCTGATTTATACAATATATTTCATTTATTCTTCTTTTTCATCTAATTTTATTTTGGAAAGATTCTCACCAATAGATTCTAAATTTAATGGTCTATCAACAAATTCTTCCATAGCACTCATCATTGAAAGGGAATTTTTTGGCAGTTTGTCTTCATCAATAGAGTTTACAAAATCAACCAAGTTTTTCATTTCTTTTTTAGCATTAATCCACCAATTTGTTGTCCAGACACGATAATAATGAATTTTCATTCTTTCAGTAATAATTTTCCCTCTATAAATATCGTGAATATAGGCTTCTTCGGTGGTATGATGTGCAGCACCATCACACTCAATAGCTAAAATAGGTTTTCCTCCTTTATGTGCTTTTATTACAAAGTCCAATTTTAAGCCTCCAAACTGATATTCTGCTTCAATGCGTTCTTCTCCAAACTGCTCAGAAAGACGATGATATAACTCTTCTTTAAAAGCAGAATTGATATGCTTTACTTTTTCAAAACGCTGTCCTTCTAAGCAATATTTTTCTAATAATTCTAAAATCAATTTTCGTTTTTTAGATTCATTTTCTTCAATTGCATGTGCATAAGCAAGATAAGCATACAAAATTGCTCTTCCTGTATTTCCTCTTGTTGCAAGTTCTTTTGCATAACGATTGTAATATTCAGGAGGAATTGAAGTACAAACATACACTTGATATTTTGCTCTAGTAACAAGTACATTCAGAAGACGATAACCTTTTGATAAATTCAAAGGACCAAAATATTGTTTAAATTTTCCATCTTCATTTTTGCCAAATGTTGTAGAAATCAAAATAATATCTCGCTCATCTCCTTGCATGTTTTCTAGATTTTTGACAAAAAAACCATCTTCTTTTATTTTCTCATAACGCTTGAGAAGTTGTTTGTTTCCTTGACATGTTTTTTGTATTAATTCTAGAATCAGATTACGTTGCTCTATATTAAATGTGGCAATTCCTATTGTTGGACATTCTCCATAGTTATTTTCACAAATATGTCCAAAGAGAATATCTACAATCATTTTGGCTTCTGTCAGATTAGTTCTGTTTGTATCATAAACTCCATCAGCTTGTAAGAAACGAATAGGTTTGTAAGCAAAACGCTCAGGCATGAGCATAAGTCTTGAACCATAAAAAGCAGAATTTGAAAACTCAATCAAAAATGGATGACGAGAACGGTAATGAAAATCTAAATATGATTTTTCGTAGCCAGCATCTAAAGCAAATTGTAATAATGATTCTTTGTCAGCCAACTCTCTAGAATCAGGTTTGATAACCAAAGGAGCTTCTTCGTGAGTATCTTTATCCTCTAAATCAATATCTAACAAAATATCTCTACCAAAATAATTTGTAGGAGGAGTTTGATGTACATCACCCGAAATAATTCTATAATTTCCACGCAAATAAGATGAAAATGTATCTTCTAATCTCAACTGACTTGCCTCATCAAAAATAACAACTTCAAACAAACCTTCTTTCATTGGAAGAATTGAACTAGCTACTGTTGGGCTTACCAAAATCACAGGAAAGAAGCTACTAAATAATTCAAAATCAGTATGAATAATTTTTCGAAGTGAGTTTTTACGTTTATTTTGCTTATTCTTCTTATAATTATAAAGCGTATTTATATTTCCTCCTTTTAATTTGAAGTTTTCTAATGCTGTTTTTTGTACACTTAGCCAATATGAAATTATTTTATCAACCTGCGTCTTTTTTAATTTTTCGGTCAATTGATTCAACTCTTCAATGAGATGGTCATCTTGCTGAAAAGGGCCAATTTCTTGTTCATATTTAAAAAGAACATTATCCAAATACCAGCTCTCAAAAGTTGTTACCCAATCTTGAGATTTTGTCTTTATAAGTGCATGAAATACATTTTTTTGTGGTTTTTTTAGTGAGGTTATAAAATGTTTCCATTTATAAAATTCTTGAAAATCATCTATTCCTAATAAAATGGCTTTTGCTTTTTCTTGATAACTCAGTATAGATTTATAGAGTGTTTCAAAGTTTTCGACTCCTTCTTTATTAGGAAAATCTGCTTCAAAATACTTCATAGTTTCTTGTTTATCTATAAAATCTTGATATTGTTTCAAAAATTCTTGCTTAAAATTTTTGACTTGATCATGCTTGCGAGAAATAAAAGAAAAAATCATTATCGAATTATTCCTAAACACTCTATTATCCTTAA contains:
- a CDS encoding TonB-dependent receptor produces the protein MKTNYFKIVFVLLFSAFYFTQNSVYSQSIEIVDASNLQPLVGVSIYNQDQKSVVTNPRGKANLDIFAETDTLYFRYYGYDNKKIAKADVTETILLSEKIFETQQVVVSANKWEQDKKEIPNEIVKISQKEIAFNNPQTSADLLGQTGQVYIQKSQMGGGSPMFRGFNANSVLIVVDGVRMNNAIYRSGNLQNIISLDASAMEEVEVIFGPGSVMYGSDALGGVMDFHTKKARFATDKNLLVGGSGFVRYSSANQEKTGNLTLNIAGKRLASLTTFTFTDYDDLRVGGVRPDGEAYQDWGKRNQYVERMDGKDTILTNSNPLIQKQSGYSQWNLLQKFTYQISDDLQAEYAFHYTSSSDIPRYDRLVQKRDGELRYAEWYYGRQFWMMNYGKLTWFAKKKAFDAMRVIISNQQVEESRHNRTRGNDWRSDRTENVSMSSFNIDFDKDLRKDQKHQIFYGIDFNYNDVQSKAVETNIVSNEERPLDTRYPDGGSTMAMAAAYFNYKWNISDKMTATAGARYTQIWTNAKFDNKEFFDFPFDEAKVNTGALNGSLGLTFRPRDSWQFNANLSSGFRAPNVDDLGKVFESVPGSVVVPNPNLAPAYTYNAEIGVSKTFAERVRLSVTGYYTILNDAMVLRNSTFNGQDSIIYDGVMSKVISYQNTDVGYIYGVSSQIEAAITDKFKIKSTFNYVYGFDDKAEIRLPDTPPAFGLVSLKYQNKRFKVEGFVNYQLKSVDFDEMSPEDQGDAILYPENFIPSWWTLNLRSSYQINKTFSANLTAENILDKYYLSYGSGIGGTGRNFVVALRANF
- a CDS encoding AAA family ATPase, producing MIENISIRNYRMFEHLEVSEFAKVNLIVGKNNVGKSSLLEAAWLLYNDGNPTTLETILSIKGEFIKFDASNDSYNFVKELFYDEISDNKIIEIKCKSKFVVLTIGNYERHGFSQNLITGKGLVIQNHLDERIYQIPLTANGKILFTSYKEKESDGNLVITKNIEIEKLSKLWSEIAITPLQNEVIKALKVIEPRIENLAFIDGENPRERKAIVVFEGSSKRISLSRMGDGINHILAIILAMVNSKGSILLVDEFESGLHWSVQKQLWDIVFFLSKELDIQVIATTHSRDCIEAFQKSALSSNQANNSLLIKLIEKNNKLKSKVFSLEDVQLAMEEDIEIR
- a CDS encoding PIG-L family deacetylase gives rise to the protein MSKITFNTAFLALFFLLNFSSVSVFAQINPLSATKALQKIEHLQTTGSVLYIAAHPDDENTRLITHFAQEKGYRTAYLSLTRGDGGQNLIGEQVREGLGIIRTNELLAARNTDGGTQFFSRANDFGYSKTPEETFTIWDKEQVLADAVWAIRKFRPDIIVTRFSPTLGGTHGHHTASAQIAMEAYDAAADPKQFPEQLKYVKIWQAKRIFWNTSSWFFKRNGLEMSKDSTMAIEIGDYDALLGKSYNEIAAQSRSQHKSQGFGSAGSRGEQTEYLQILKGDLSKENAFEGVVTDWTRIKGSEKFITLIQKLKKEYNPSMPQNSYETIAMAYREVRELEDSPITQKAIEDLKQLLYTASGLFIEAIIDQPNVVNGDSAIIELNIIKRINTPLYFNMYIINAGKESMQLLTDSIPPLEVNKMVTFKKKIAIQTSNYSNPYWLNENQTTGMYSVEDQELIGNPLSESELTTFFHIDLGIKTKTNFGVILPIQHKYTDPVKGEKYAPLLVVPKVTARFLDDVVIFADEKSKKVKLELLSNTDNPVSGKINIISENKNKEVHFMPSPSSIDFSFSKKGESKIIEIEINPPKNNQNDAFLVELNYNNNEAKTEFAKSMEKIDYDHIPYQAMFPNAKVRLMRAKLEKKGERIGYILGAGDYVPKALEQIGYQVDIIEARNLGTTDLSVYDAVLTGIRAFNIQDELAIYLPKLHKYVENGGNLIVQYNTAHRLVTQDMGVYPFHISRKRVTEENAKVTFELPNHPVLNTPNKITPLDFEGWTQERGLYFADSWDEHFEAPISSFDTGEESQKGSIIIAKYGKGNFAYTGISWFRQLPEGVTGAYRLLVNLISLEENK
- a CDS encoding AAA domain-containing protein, with product MITPNFLSYINRKLKTGSLEYIHLNALPKNHATRLDAYQFNQIEEGLADKFIQELFEKQGMRFTLSLTSLQNDNSPEIQSNFEKISKRLDTINHQNNDDYQEYGVRTFGFGYPLIVRRSKQNPNKVIKAHLIIWRMYLEKSIHQINEWKIVRTEEDPILLNEVLINHLEQEEKIVFKAAVEEYLNEEVLTFTQLKSICNKIMERFNLENVEDFQDPRIEPIPTIDEDACTHFPNIIWSGVFGLYRIQKEGIIQDIDYVISHFNNFRFENLIPDPYQTSTLSSIDTDPSQEKILHSLAKKSVRVIQGPPGTGKSQALTAIITNTIESGAKCLVVCEKKTALDVIRQNLEDLGCGEFCISIEDTTKDRRTVIAKVRNAAEQIEEYRHSFREKEYEIALNNYNQLKRDINRRHKAVLKKIFGDDCWKDVVGKYMLSQRIGENISLKPLLDRSEYSFDYEEFELYTKKIKEGYYLFKQVAVEEHPLNQLDEKIFQDIFLHTQRIEIEENLNCAIRESQDIIDVYINRKTVYGEEFKDNRVFRNNSIMIFSFISRKHDQVKNFKQEFLKQYQDFIDKQETMKYFEADFPNKEGVENFETLYKSILSYQEKAKAILLGIDDFQEFYKWKHFITSLKKPQKNVFHALIKTKSQDWVTTFESWYLDNVLFKYEQEIGPFQQDDHLIEELNQLTEKLKKTQVDKIISYWLSVQKTALENFKLKGGNINTLYNYKKNKQNKRKNSLRKIIHTDFELFSSFFPVILVSPTVASSILPMKEGLFEVVIFDEASQLRLEDTFSSYLRGNYRIISGDVHQTPPTNYFGRDILLDIDLEDKDTHEEAPLVIKPDSRELADKESLLQFALDAGYEKSYLDFHYRSRHPFLIEFSNSAFYGSRLMLMPERFAYKPIRFLQADGVYDTNRTNLTEAKMIVDILFGHICENNYGECPTIGIATFNIEQRNLILELIQKTCQGNKQLLKRYEKIKEDGFFVKNLENMQGDERDIILISTTFGKNEDGKFKQYFGPLNLSKGYRLLNVLVTRAKYQVYVCTSIPPEYYNRYAKELATRGNTGRAILYAYLAYAHAIEENESKKRKLILELLEKYCLEGQRFEKVKHINSAFKEELYHRLSEQFGEERIEAEYQFGGLKLDFVIKAHKGGKPILAIECDGAAHHTTEEAYIHDIYRGKIITERMKIHYYRVWTTNWWINAKKEMKNLVDFVNSIDEDKLPKNSLSMMSAMEEFVDRPLNLESIGENLSKIKLDEKEE